The Euphorbia lathyris chromosome 3, ddEupLath1.1, whole genome shotgun sequence genome contains a region encoding:
- the LOC136224927 gene encoding transcription termination factor MTEF1, chloroplastic-like, whose amino-acid sequence MKEAVPAHVVERFLTLHPRSIFQNPERLINAVNFVKNLGFETTDTMFVHVFRVIIQMSESTWKKKIEVMKSMGFSEDDILKTFKRFPQSLGYSEENIRKTLNFYFNTMKLEHQTIIVNPNLLGFSTEKRVRPRYHVLKVLESKKLIKGMKEFKHLVISEKNFREKYIDQFIDELPGLLEFYLGIKEGKSSVLDGEEELAILKGMLSVLREEKRRESPWLEGDF is encoded by the exons ATGAAAGAGGCAGTTCCTGCTCATGTTGTGGAGAGGTTTCTAACCTTGCATCCAAGATCTATCTTCCAAAATCCTGAAAGGTTGATTAATGCTgtgaattttgttaaaaatctGGGCTTTGAAACTACTGATACAATGTTCGTACATGTTTTTAGAGTGATAATACAAATGAGTGAGTCAACTTGGAAGAAGAAAATTGAGGTGATGaaaagtatgggatttagtgagGACGATATTCTAAAAACTTTCAAGCGATTTCCACAATCTTTAGGTTACTCAGAGGAGAACATTAGGAAGACACTGAATTTCTACTTTAATACTATGAAGTTGGAGCATCAAACTATAATTGTAAATCCCAATCTACTTGGGTTTTCTACTGAAAAAAGAGTTCGTCCCAGATATCATGTTTTGAAGGTTTTGGAGTCAAAGAAGCTGATAAAAGGGATGAAGGAGTTTAAGCACTTAGTGATAAGTGAGAAGAATTTTCGGGAGAAATATATTGATCAATTTATAGATGAACTCCCTGGGTTGTTGGAGTTCTATCTTGGTATCAAGGAAGGCAAAAGCTCGGTGCTCGATGgagaagaa GAACTTGCGATTCTTAAAGGTATGCTTTCTGTCctaagagaagagaagagaagagaatcGCCATGGCTTGAAGGTGATTTCTAA